In a single window of the Gossypium hirsutum isolate 1008001.06 chromosome A13, Gossypium_hirsutum_v2.1, whole genome shotgun sequence genome:
- the LOC107895080 gene encoding DNA mismatch repair protein MLH1 isoform X3 — protein MEIEPAEEVKEPPRIHRLDESVVNRIAAGEVIQLPVSAVKELVENSLDASSTSISVLVKDGGLKLIQVSDDGHGIRYEDLPILCERHTTSKLSKYEDLQSIKSMGFRGEALASMTYVGHVTVTTITRGQLHGYRVSYRDGVMENEPKACAAVKGTQIVIENLFYNMVARRKTLQNSADDYTKIVDLLSRFAIHHIDVSFSCRKHGAARADVHSVATPSRLNAIRSVYGLSVAQNLIKIEASDNDPSSSVFEMDGFISNSNYVAKKTTMVLFINDRLVECTALKRALEVVYVATLPKASKPFIYMSITLPPEHVDVNVHPTKREVSLLNQEVIVEKIQSVVESVLRNSNESRTFQEQTVEATPSVPSVTNNDLHLSPSPSGSKSQRVPVNKIVRTDSSDPAGRMHAYLYKNPQKYLGRDSSLTTVRSSVRQRRNLKETADLTSIQELINDIDRKCLLDIVRQSTYIGMADDVFALLQHNTHLYLANVVNLSKELMYQQVLRRFAHFNAIQLSEPAPLQELIMLALKEEDSDLESNENDDLKKKIAEMNTQLLNQKSEMLEEYFCIFIDSDGNLSRLPILLDQYIPDMDRVPEFVLCLGNDVEWEEEKNCFQSLAAALGNFYAMHPPMLPNPSGKGLEFYRKRKHGKHTQDGGNSCHVADGTAEEDEFEHELLSEAETAWAQREWSIQHVLFPSMRLFLKPPNSMASNGTFVRVASLEKLYKIFERC, from the exons ATGGAAATAGAACCCGCCGAAGAAGTTAAAGAGCCACCCAGGATCCACCGCCTGGACGAGTCTGTGGTCAACCGAATCGCTGCCGGAGAGGTAATCCAACTCCCTGTCTCCGCCGTCAAAGAGCTAGTCGAGAATAGTTTAGACGCTTCCTCCACTTCCATAAGCGTCCTTGTCAAGGACGGTGGTCTTAAACTCATTCAAGTCTCCGACGACGGCCATGGCATTCGA TATGAGGACTTGCCTATATTGTGCGAGAGGCATACGACGTCGAAGTTGTCGAAATACGAGGATTTGCAGTCAATAAAGTCGATGGGTTTTAGAGGAGAGGCGTTGGCTAGCATGACATATGTGGGTCACGTTACCGTCACTACCATTACTCGGGGCCAATTGCATGGATACAG GGTGTCTTATAGAGATGGTGTGATGGAGAATGAACCTAAGGCATGTGCTGCTGTGAAAGGAACCCAAATAGTG ATTGAGAATTTGTTCTATAACATGGTTGCTAGGAGGAAGACACTGCAAAATTCTGCTGATGATTATACTAAAATTGTAGACTTGCTAAGCCGCTTTGCCATTCATCATATAGATGTGAGCTTTTCTTGTAGAAAG CATGGAGCTGCTAGAGCAGATGTTCACTCGGTTGCAACACCATCAAGGCTTAATGCTATCAGATCTGTTTATGGGCTTTCGGTTGCTCAGAATCTGATAAAAATTGAAGCTTCAGATAATGATCCTTCTAGCTCGGTCTTTGAGATGGATGGCTTTATCTCCAACTCAAACTATGTTGCAAAGAAAACCACAATGGTGCTATTTATTAATG ATAGATTGGTTGAATGCACTGCTTTAAAGAGAGCTCTTGAAGTTGTTTATGTTGCAACCTtaccaaaagcttcaaaacctTTCATTTATATGTCAATTACATTGCCACCTGAGCATGTTGATGTGAACGTGCACCCTACAAAGAGAGAG GTAAGCCTTTTAAATCAGGAAGTTATTGTTGAGAAGATACAGTCTGTGGTTGAATCGGTGTTGAGAAACTCGAATGAGTCAAGGACATTTCAAGAACAG ACGGTTGAAGCCACTCCATCTGTTCCCTCAGTTACAAACAATGATTTACACCTTAGTCCCTCACCCTCTG GATCAAAATCACAGAGAGTTCCAGTCAACAAAATAGTGAGAACAGATTCATCAGATCCAGCTGGACGGATGCATGCCTACTTATATAAGAATCCCCAGAAATACCTTGGAAGAGATTCTAGCTTGACAACTGTGAG GTCATCTGTTAGACAAAGAAGAAACCTGAAGGAAACAGCAGATCTTACTAGCATTCAGGAGCTTATTAATGATATTGATAGAAAAT GTCTGCTGGACATTGTGAGACAAAGCACTTATATTGGAATGGCTGATGATGTTTTTGCATTGCTTCAGCATAATACTCATCTCTATCTTGCTAATGTGGTGAACTTAAG CAAAGAACTTATGTATCAGCAAGTTCTTCGTCGGTTTGCTCATTTTAATGCTATACAACTAAGTGAACCAGCTCCTTTGCAAGAGTTAATCATGTTGGCCCTGAAGGAGGAGGACTCAGACCTAGAAAGCAATGAAAATGATGACCTCAAAAAGAAGATTGCAGAA ATGAATACACAGCTGCTTAATCAAAAGTCTGAAATGTTGGAGGAGTATTTCTGCATTTTTATTGATTCAGATGGGAATTTATCTAGACTGCCAATTCTACTTGACCAGTACATTCCAGACATGGATCGTGTTCCTGAATTTGTGCTATGTTTGGGCAATGAT GTTGAgtgggaagaagaaaaaaattgctTCCAATCACTTGCAGCTGCTCTTGGGAATTTTTATGCTATGCATCCGCCTATGTTGCCAAATCCATCAGGCAAAGGATTGGAATTTTACAGAAAAAGGAAACATGGGAAGCATACTCAAGATGGAGGAAATTCTTGTCATGTGG CAGATGGTACAGCAGAAGAGGATGAATTCGAACATGAACTACTGTCAGAGGCTGAGACTGCATGGGCCCAGCGTGAATGGTCAATCCAACATGTCTTGTTTCCATCCATGAGACTATTTCTAAAACCTCCAAATTCAATGGCCTCTAATGGAACATTTGTCAGG GTGGCTTCACTGGAGAAGCTCTACAAGATTTTCGAGCGATGCTAG
- the LOC107895080 gene encoding DNA mismatch repair protein MLH1 isoform X1 produces the protein MEIEPAEEVKEPPRIHRLDESVVNRIAAGEVIQLPVSAVKELVENSLDASSTSISVLVKDGGLKLIQVSDDGHGIRYEDLPILCERHTTSKLSKYEDLQSIKSMGFRGEALASMTYVGHVTVTTITRGQLHGYRVSYRDGVMENEPKACAAVKGTQIVIENLFYNMVARRKTLQNSADDYTKIVDLLSRFAIHHIDVSFSCRKHGAARADVHSVATPSRLNAIRSVYGLSVAQNLIKIEASDNDPSSSVFEMDGFISNSNYVAKKTTMVLFINDRLVECTALKRALEVVYVATLPKASKPFIYMSITLPPEHVDVNVHPTKREVSLLNQEVIVEKIQSVVESVLRNSNESRTFQEQTVEATPSVPSVTNNDLHLSPSPSGSKSQRVPVNKIVRTDSSDPAGRMHAYLYKNPQKYLGRDSSLTTVRSSVRQRRNLKETADLTSIQELINDIDRKCNSGLLDIVRQSTYIGMADDVFALLQHNTHLYLANVVNLSKELMYQQVLRRFAHFNAIQLSEPAPLQELIMLALKEEDSDLESNENDDLKKKIAEMNTQLLNQKSEMLEEYFCIFIDSDGNLSRLPILLDQYIPDMDRVPEFVLCLGNDVEWEEEKNCFQSLAAALGNFYAMHPPMLPNPSGKGLEFYRKRKHGKHTQDGGNSCHVADGTAEEDEFEHELLSEAETAWAQREWSIQHVLFPSMRLFLKPPNSMASNGTFVRVASLEKLYKIFERC, from the exons ATGGAAATAGAACCCGCCGAAGAAGTTAAAGAGCCACCCAGGATCCACCGCCTGGACGAGTCTGTGGTCAACCGAATCGCTGCCGGAGAGGTAATCCAACTCCCTGTCTCCGCCGTCAAAGAGCTAGTCGAGAATAGTTTAGACGCTTCCTCCACTTCCATAAGCGTCCTTGTCAAGGACGGTGGTCTTAAACTCATTCAAGTCTCCGACGACGGCCATGGCATTCGA TATGAGGACTTGCCTATATTGTGCGAGAGGCATACGACGTCGAAGTTGTCGAAATACGAGGATTTGCAGTCAATAAAGTCGATGGGTTTTAGAGGAGAGGCGTTGGCTAGCATGACATATGTGGGTCACGTTACCGTCACTACCATTACTCGGGGCCAATTGCATGGATACAG GGTGTCTTATAGAGATGGTGTGATGGAGAATGAACCTAAGGCATGTGCTGCTGTGAAAGGAACCCAAATAGTG ATTGAGAATTTGTTCTATAACATGGTTGCTAGGAGGAAGACACTGCAAAATTCTGCTGATGATTATACTAAAATTGTAGACTTGCTAAGCCGCTTTGCCATTCATCATATAGATGTGAGCTTTTCTTGTAGAAAG CATGGAGCTGCTAGAGCAGATGTTCACTCGGTTGCAACACCATCAAGGCTTAATGCTATCAGATCTGTTTATGGGCTTTCGGTTGCTCAGAATCTGATAAAAATTGAAGCTTCAGATAATGATCCTTCTAGCTCGGTCTTTGAGATGGATGGCTTTATCTCCAACTCAAACTATGTTGCAAAGAAAACCACAATGGTGCTATTTATTAATG ATAGATTGGTTGAATGCACTGCTTTAAAGAGAGCTCTTGAAGTTGTTTATGTTGCAACCTtaccaaaagcttcaaaacctTTCATTTATATGTCAATTACATTGCCACCTGAGCATGTTGATGTGAACGTGCACCCTACAAAGAGAGAG GTAAGCCTTTTAAATCAGGAAGTTATTGTTGAGAAGATACAGTCTGTGGTTGAATCGGTGTTGAGAAACTCGAATGAGTCAAGGACATTTCAAGAACAG ACGGTTGAAGCCACTCCATCTGTTCCCTCAGTTACAAACAATGATTTACACCTTAGTCCCTCACCCTCTG GATCAAAATCACAGAGAGTTCCAGTCAACAAAATAGTGAGAACAGATTCATCAGATCCAGCTGGACGGATGCATGCCTACTTATATAAGAATCCCCAGAAATACCTTGGAAGAGATTCTAGCTTGACAACTGTGAG GTCATCTGTTAGACAAAGAAGAAACCTGAAGGAAACAGCAGATCTTACTAGCATTCAGGAGCTTATTAATGATATTGATAGAAAATGTAACTCTg GTCTGCTGGACATTGTGAGACAAAGCACTTATATTGGAATGGCTGATGATGTTTTTGCATTGCTTCAGCATAATACTCATCTCTATCTTGCTAATGTGGTGAACTTAAG CAAAGAACTTATGTATCAGCAAGTTCTTCGTCGGTTTGCTCATTTTAATGCTATACAACTAAGTGAACCAGCTCCTTTGCAAGAGTTAATCATGTTGGCCCTGAAGGAGGAGGACTCAGACCTAGAAAGCAATGAAAATGATGACCTCAAAAAGAAGATTGCAGAA ATGAATACACAGCTGCTTAATCAAAAGTCTGAAATGTTGGAGGAGTATTTCTGCATTTTTATTGATTCAGATGGGAATTTATCTAGACTGCCAATTCTACTTGACCAGTACATTCCAGACATGGATCGTGTTCCTGAATTTGTGCTATGTTTGGGCAATGAT GTTGAgtgggaagaagaaaaaaattgctTCCAATCACTTGCAGCTGCTCTTGGGAATTTTTATGCTATGCATCCGCCTATGTTGCCAAATCCATCAGGCAAAGGATTGGAATTTTACAGAAAAAGGAAACATGGGAAGCATACTCAAGATGGAGGAAATTCTTGTCATGTGG CAGATGGTACAGCAGAAGAGGATGAATTCGAACATGAACTACTGTCAGAGGCTGAGACTGCATGGGCCCAGCGTGAATGGTCAATCCAACATGTCTTGTTTCCATCCATGAGACTATTTCTAAAACCTCCAAATTCAATGGCCTCTAATGGAACATTTGTCAGG GTGGCTTCACTGGAGAAGCTCTACAAGATTTTCGAGCGATGCTAG
- the LOC107895080 gene encoding DNA mismatch repair protein MLH1 isoform X5, with translation MEIEPAEEVKEPPRIHRLDESVVNRIAAGEVIQLPVSAVKELVENSLDASSTSISVLVKDGGLKLIQVSDDGHGIRYEDLPILCERHTTSKLSKYEDLQSIKSMGFRGEALASMTYVGHVTVTTITRGQLHGYRVSYRDGVMENEPKACAAVKGTQIVIENLFYNMVARRKTLQNSADDYTKIVDLLSRFAIHHIDVSFSCRKHGAARADVHSVATPSRLNAIRSVYGLSVAQNLIKIEASDNDPSSSVFEMDGFISNSNYVAKKTTMVLFINDRLVECTALKRALEVVYVATLPKASKPFIYMSITLPPEHVDVNVHPTKREVSLLNQEVIVEKIQSVVESVLRNSNESRTFQEQTVEATPSVPSVTNNDLHLSPSPSGSKSQRVPVNKIVRTDSSDPAGRMHAYLYKNPQKYLGRDSSLTTVRSSVRQRRNLKETADLTSIQELINDIDRKCNSGLLDIVRQSTYIGMADDVFALLQHNTHLYLANVVNLSKELMYQQVLRRFAHFNAIQLSEPAPLQELIMLALKEEDSDLESNENDDLKKKIAEMNTQLLNQKSEMLEEYFCIFIDSDGNLSRLPILLDQYIPDMDRVPEFVLCLGNDVLQMEWHGP, from the exons ATGGAAATAGAACCCGCCGAAGAAGTTAAAGAGCCACCCAGGATCCACCGCCTGGACGAGTCTGTGGTCAACCGAATCGCTGCCGGAGAGGTAATCCAACTCCCTGTCTCCGCCGTCAAAGAGCTAGTCGAGAATAGTTTAGACGCTTCCTCCACTTCCATAAGCGTCCTTGTCAAGGACGGTGGTCTTAAACTCATTCAAGTCTCCGACGACGGCCATGGCATTCGA TATGAGGACTTGCCTATATTGTGCGAGAGGCATACGACGTCGAAGTTGTCGAAATACGAGGATTTGCAGTCAATAAAGTCGATGGGTTTTAGAGGAGAGGCGTTGGCTAGCATGACATATGTGGGTCACGTTACCGTCACTACCATTACTCGGGGCCAATTGCATGGATACAG GGTGTCTTATAGAGATGGTGTGATGGAGAATGAACCTAAGGCATGTGCTGCTGTGAAAGGAACCCAAATAGTG ATTGAGAATTTGTTCTATAACATGGTTGCTAGGAGGAAGACACTGCAAAATTCTGCTGATGATTATACTAAAATTGTAGACTTGCTAAGCCGCTTTGCCATTCATCATATAGATGTGAGCTTTTCTTGTAGAAAG CATGGAGCTGCTAGAGCAGATGTTCACTCGGTTGCAACACCATCAAGGCTTAATGCTATCAGATCTGTTTATGGGCTTTCGGTTGCTCAGAATCTGATAAAAATTGAAGCTTCAGATAATGATCCTTCTAGCTCGGTCTTTGAGATGGATGGCTTTATCTCCAACTCAAACTATGTTGCAAAGAAAACCACAATGGTGCTATTTATTAATG ATAGATTGGTTGAATGCACTGCTTTAAAGAGAGCTCTTGAAGTTGTTTATGTTGCAACCTtaccaaaagcttcaaaacctTTCATTTATATGTCAATTACATTGCCACCTGAGCATGTTGATGTGAACGTGCACCCTACAAAGAGAGAG GTAAGCCTTTTAAATCAGGAAGTTATTGTTGAGAAGATACAGTCTGTGGTTGAATCGGTGTTGAGAAACTCGAATGAGTCAAGGACATTTCAAGAACAG ACGGTTGAAGCCACTCCATCTGTTCCCTCAGTTACAAACAATGATTTACACCTTAGTCCCTCACCCTCTG GATCAAAATCACAGAGAGTTCCAGTCAACAAAATAGTGAGAACAGATTCATCAGATCCAGCTGGACGGATGCATGCCTACTTATATAAGAATCCCCAGAAATACCTTGGAAGAGATTCTAGCTTGACAACTGTGAG GTCATCTGTTAGACAAAGAAGAAACCTGAAGGAAACAGCAGATCTTACTAGCATTCAGGAGCTTATTAATGATATTGATAGAAAATGTAACTCTg GTCTGCTGGACATTGTGAGACAAAGCACTTATATTGGAATGGCTGATGATGTTTTTGCATTGCTTCAGCATAATACTCATCTCTATCTTGCTAATGTGGTGAACTTAAG CAAAGAACTTATGTATCAGCAAGTTCTTCGTCGGTTTGCTCATTTTAATGCTATACAACTAAGTGAACCAGCTCCTTTGCAAGAGTTAATCATGTTGGCCCTGAAGGAGGAGGACTCAGACCTAGAAAGCAATGAAAATGATGACCTCAAAAAGAAGATTGCAGAA ATGAATACACAGCTGCTTAATCAAAAGTCTGAAATGTTGGAGGAGTATTTCTGCATTTTTATTGATTCAGATGGGAATTTATCTAGACTGCCAATTCTACTTGACCAGTACATTCCAGACATGGATCGTGTTCCTGAATTTGTGCTATGTTTGGGCAATGAT GTTCTGCAAATGGAGTGGCATGGCCCATAA
- the LOC107895080 gene encoding DNA mismatch repair protein MLH1 isoform X2, with protein MEIEPAEEVKEPPRIHRLDESVVNRIAAGEVIQLPVSAVKELVENSLDASSTSISVLVKDGGLKLIQVSDDGHGIRYEDLPILCERHTTSKLSKYEDLQSIKSMGFRGEALASMTYVGHVTVTTITRGQLHGYRVSYRDGVMENEPKACAAVKGTQIVIENLFYNMVARRKTLQNSADDYTKIVDLLSRFAIHHIDVSFSCRKHGAARADVHSVATPSRLNAIRSVYGLSVAQNLIKIEASDNDPSSSVFEMDGFISNSNYVAKKTTMVLFINDRLVECTALKRALEVVYVATLPKASKPFIYMSITLPPEHVDVNVHPTKREVSLLNQEVIVEKIQSVVESVLRNSNESRTFQEQTVEATPSVPSVTNNDLHLSPSPSGSKSQRVPVNKIVRTDSSDPAGRMHAYLYKNPQKYLGRDSSLTTVRSSVRQRRNLKETADLTSIQELINDIDRKCNSGLLDIVRQSTYIGMADDVFALLQHNTHLYLANVVNLSKELMYQQVLRRFAHFNAIQLSEPAPLQELIMLALKEEDSDLESNENDDLKKKIAEMNTQLLNQKSEMLEEYFCIFIDSDGNLSRLPILLDQYIPDMDRVPEFVLCLGNDVEWEEEKNCFQSLAAALGNFYAMHPPMLPNPSGKGLEFYRKRKHGKHTQDGGNSCHVDGTAEEDEFEHELLSEAETAWAQREWSIQHVLFPSMRLFLKPPNSMASNGTFVRVASLEKLYKIFERC; from the exons ATGGAAATAGAACCCGCCGAAGAAGTTAAAGAGCCACCCAGGATCCACCGCCTGGACGAGTCTGTGGTCAACCGAATCGCTGCCGGAGAGGTAATCCAACTCCCTGTCTCCGCCGTCAAAGAGCTAGTCGAGAATAGTTTAGACGCTTCCTCCACTTCCATAAGCGTCCTTGTCAAGGACGGTGGTCTTAAACTCATTCAAGTCTCCGACGACGGCCATGGCATTCGA TATGAGGACTTGCCTATATTGTGCGAGAGGCATACGACGTCGAAGTTGTCGAAATACGAGGATTTGCAGTCAATAAAGTCGATGGGTTTTAGAGGAGAGGCGTTGGCTAGCATGACATATGTGGGTCACGTTACCGTCACTACCATTACTCGGGGCCAATTGCATGGATACAG GGTGTCTTATAGAGATGGTGTGATGGAGAATGAACCTAAGGCATGTGCTGCTGTGAAAGGAACCCAAATAGTG ATTGAGAATTTGTTCTATAACATGGTTGCTAGGAGGAAGACACTGCAAAATTCTGCTGATGATTATACTAAAATTGTAGACTTGCTAAGCCGCTTTGCCATTCATCATATAGATGTGAGCTTTTCTTGTAGAAAG CATGGAGCTGCTAGAGCAGATGTTCACTCGGTTGCAACACCATCAAGGCTTAATGCTATCAGATCTGTTTATGGGCTTTCGGTTGCTCAGAATCTGATAAAAATTGAAGCTTCAGATAATGATCCTTCTAGCTCGGTCTTTGAGATGGATGGCTTTATCTCCAACTCAAACTATGTTGCAAAGAAAACCACAATGGTGCTATTTATTAATG ATAGATTGGTTGAATGCACTGCTTTAAAGAGAGCTCTTGAAGTTGTTTATGTTGCAACCTtaccaaaagcttcaaaacctTTCATTTATATGTCAATTACATTGCCACCTGAGCATGTTGATGTGAACGTGCACCCTACAAAGAGAGAG GTAAGCCTTTTAAATCAGGAAGTTATTGTTGAGAAGATACAGTCTGTGGTTGAATCGGTGTTGAGAAACTCGAATGAGTCAAGGACATTTCAAGAACAG ACGGTTGAAGCCACTCCATCTGTTCCCTCAGTTACAAACAATGATTTACACCTTAGTCCCTCACCCTCTG GATCAAAATCACAGAGAGTTCCAGTCAACAAAATAGTGAGAACAGATTCATCAGATCCAGCTGGACGGATGCATGCCTACTTATATAAGAATCCCCAGAAATACCTTGGAAGAGATTCTAGCTTGACAACTGTGAG GTCATCTGTTAGACAAAGAAGAAACCTGAAGGAAACAGCAGATCTTACTAGCATTCAGGAGCTTATTAATGATATTGATAGAAAATGTAACTCTg GTCTGCTGGACATTGTGAGACAAAGCACTTATATTGGAATGGCTGATGATGTTTTTGCATTGCTTCAGCATAATACTCATCTCTATCTTGCTAATGTGGTGAACTTAAG CAAAGAACTTATGTATCAGCAAGTTCTTCGTCGGTTTGCTCATTTTAATGCTATACAACTAAGTGAACCAGCTCCTTTGCAAGAGTTAATCATGTTGGCCCTGAAGGAGGAGGACTCAGACCTAGAAAGCAATGAAAATGATGACCTCAAAAAGAAGATTGCAGAA ATGAATACACAGCTGCTTAATCAAAAGTCTGAAATGTTGGAGGAGTATTTCTGCATTTTTATTGATTCAGATGGGAATTTATCTAGACTGCCAATTCTACTTGACCAGTACATTCCAGACATGGATCGTGTTCCTGAATTTGTGCTATGTTTGGGCAATGAT GTTGAgtgggaagaagaaaaaaattgctTCCAATCACTTGCAGCTGCTCTTGGGAATTTTTATGCTATGCATCCGCCTATGTTGCCAAATCCATCAGGCAAAGGATTGGAATTTTACAGAAAAAGGAAACATGGGAAGCATACTCAAGATGGAGGAAATTCTTGTCATGTGG ATGGTACAGCAGAAGAGGATGAATTCGAACATGAACTACTGTCAGAGGCTGAGACTGCATGGGCCCAGCGTGAATGGTCAATCCAACATGTCTTGTTTCCATCCATGAGACTATTTCTAAAACCTCCAAATTCAATGGCCTCTAATGGAACATTTGTCAGG GTGGCTTCACTGGAGAAGCTCTACAAGATTTTCGAGCGATGCTAG
- the LOC107895080 gene encoding DNA mismatch repair protein MLH1 isoform X4 — translation MEIEPAEEVKEPPRIHRLDESVVNRIAAGEVIQLPVSAVKELVENSLDASSTSISVLVKDGGLKLIQVSDDGHGIRYEDLPILCERHTTSKLSKYEDLQSIKSMGFRGEALASMTYVGHVTVTTITRGQLHGYRVSYRDGVMENEPKACAAVKGTQIVIENLFYNMVARRKTLQNSADDYTKIVDLLSRFAIHHIDVSFSCRKHGAARADVHSVATPSRLNAIRSVYGLSVAQNLIKIEASDNDPSSSVFEMDGFISNSNYVAKKTTMVLFINDRLVECTALKRALEVVYVATLPKASKPFIYMSITLPPEHVDVNVHPTKREVSLLNQEVIVEKIQSVVESVLRNSNESRTFQEQTVEATPSVPSVTNNDLHLSPSPSGSKSQRVPVNKIVRTDSSDPAGRMHAYLYKNPQKYLGRDSSLTTVRSSVRQRRNLKETADLTSIQELINDIDRKCLLDIVRQSTYIGMADDVFALLQHNTHLYLANVVNLSKELMYQQVLRRFAHFNAIQLSEPAPLQELIMLALKEEDSDLESNENDDLKKKIAEMNTQLLNQKSEMLEEYFCIFIDSDGNLSRLPILLDQYIPDMDRVPEFVLCLGNDVEWEEEKNCFQSLAAALGNFYAMHPPMLPNPSGKGLEFYRKRKHGKHTQDGGNSCHVDGTAEEDEFEHELLSEAETAWAQREWSIQHVLFPSMRLFLKPPNSMASNGTFVRVASLEKLYKIFERC, via the exons ATGGAAATAGAACCCGCCGAAGAAGTTAAAGAGCCACCCAGGATCCACCGCCTGGACGAGTCTGTGGTCAACCGAATCGCTGCCGGAGAGGTAATCCAACTCCCTGTCTCCGCCGTCAAAGAGCTAGTCGAGAATAGTTTAGACGCTTCCTCCACTTCCATAAGCGTCCTTGTCAAGGACGGTGGTCTTAAACTCATTCAAGTCTCCGACGACGGCCATGGCATTCGA TATGAGGACTTGCCTATATTGTGCGAGAGGCATACGACGTCGAAGTTGTCGAAATACGAGGATTTGCAGTCAATAAAGTCGATGGGTTTTAGAGGAGAGGCGTTGGCTAGCATGACATATGTGGGTCACGTTACCGTCACTACCATTACTCGGGGCCAATTGCATGGATACAG GGTGTCTTATAGAGATGGTGTGATGGAGAATGAACCTAAGGCATGTGCTGCTGTGAAAGGAACCCAAATAGTG ATTGAGAATTTGTTCTATAACATGGTTGCTAGGAGGAAGACACTGCAAAATTCTGCTGATGATTATACTAAAATTGTAGACTTGCTAAGCCGCTTTGCCATTCATCATATAGATGTGAGCTTTTCTTGTAGAAAG CATGGAGCTGCTAGAGCAGATGTTCACTCGGTTGCAACACCATCAAGGCTTAATGCTATCAGATCTGTTTATGGGCTTTCGGTTGCTCAGAATCTGATAAAAATTGAAGCTTCAGATAATGATCCTTCTAGCTCGGTCTTTGAGATGGATGGCTTTATCTCCAACTCAAACTATGTTGCAAAGAAAACCACAATGGTGCTATTTATTAATG ATAGATTGGTTGAATGCACTGCTTTAAAGAGAGCTCTTGAAGTTGTTTATGTTGCAACCTtaccaaaagcttcaaaacctTTCATTTATATGTCAATTACATTGCCACCTGAGCATGTTGATGTGAACGTGCACCCTACAAAGAGAGAG GTAAGCCTTTTAAATCAGGAAGTTATTGTTGAGAAGATACAGTCTGTGGTTGAATCGGTGTTGAGAAACTCGAATGAGTCAAGGACATTTCAAGAACAG ACGGTTGAAGCCACTCCATCTGTTCCCTCAGTTACAAACAATGATTTACACCTTAGTCCCTCACCCTCTG GATCAAAATCACAGAGAGTTCCAGTCAACAAAATAGTGAGAACAGATTCATCAGATCCAGCTGGACGGATGCATGCCTACTTATATAAGAATCCCCAGAAATACCTTGGAAGAGATTCTAGCTTGACAACTGTGAG GTCATCTGTTAGACAAAGAAGAAACCTGAAGGAAACAGCAGATCTTACTAGCATTCAGGAGCTTATTAATGATATTGATAGAAAAT GTCTGCTGGACATTGTGAGACAAAGCACTTATATTGGAATGGCTGATGATGTTTTTGCATTGCTTCAGCATAATACTCATCTCTATCTTGCTAATGTGGTGAACTTAAG CAAAGAACTTATGTATCAGCAAGTTCTTCGTCGGTTTGCTCATTTTAATGCTATACAACTAAGTGAACCAGCTCCTTTGCAAGAGTTAATCATGTTGGCCCTGAAGGAGGAGGACTCAGACCTAGAAAGCAATGAAAATGATGACCTCAAAAAGAAGATTGCAGAA ATGAATACACAGCTGCTTAATCAAAAGTCTGAAATGTTGGAGGAGTATTTCTGCATTTTTATTGATTCAGATGGGAATTTATCTAGACTGCCAATTCTACTTGACCAGTACATTCCAGACATGGATCGTGTTCCTGAATTTGTGCTATGTTTGGGCAATGAT GTTGAgtgggaagaagaaaaaaattgctTCCAATCACTTGCAGCTGCTCTTGGGAATTTTTATGCTATGCATCCGCCTATGTTGCCAAATCCATCAGGCAAAGGATTGGAATTTTACAGAAAAAGGAAACATGGGAAGCATACTCAAGATGGAGGAAATTCTTGTCATGTGG ATGGTACAGCAGAAGAGGATGAATTCGAACATGAACTACTGTCAGAGGCTGAGACTGCATGGGCCCAGCGTGAATGGTCAATCCAACATGTCTTGTTTCCATCCATGAGACTATTTCTAAAACCTCCAAATTCAATGGCCTCTAATGGAACATTTGTCAGG GTGGCTTCACTGGAGAAGCTCTACAAGATTTTCGAGCGATGCTAG